Genomic DNA from Burkholderia plantarii:
CGGCCATCACACCCGCCACCGCGCTTGACGCGCGGCCGGCGTGCCCCGAAGATGACGGCCGCGGAATGCGGCGGGCTTCGGCCCGCGCGCCTTGCGCCGGCACGCTCACGGGCGTGCGGGTGGTCCGGTTCCGCCGGTTTTCCTGCTTGATTCCCTGCTCGCTGTCCCGAGCTTTTTCGGCCCCGCACCCGCGCCGCTGCTGCCCATGACGCTTCGTCTCGCCCTGTTCGATTTCGACGGCACCCTCGCCGACTCCTACCCCGTGTTCGCCGATTCGCTGAACGGCCTGGCGGCCCGCCACGGCTTTCGCCGGACCGCCGACGACGATCAGCGCAAGCTGCGCGGCCTCAGCGCGAGCGAAGTGCTGCGCGAGCTCGCGCTGCCGATCTGGAAGGTGCCGGCCGTGCTGTCCGACGCGCGCCGCCTCATGAACGAGCGGATCGACGAGGTGCGGCCGTTCCCCGGCATCGTGGCGGCGCTGCATGCCTTAATGGACAGGCAGATCGCGGTGGCCGTGGCCACCTCGAACTCGCAGGACAACGTGCGCGCCGTGCTCGGCAACGCGCTGGTCGAACGCTTCGCGGCGGTCGAATGCAGCTCGTCGCTGTTCGGCAAGTCGCACCGGCTGCGCACGATCCTGAAGACCACCGGCATCGACACCGCGCACGCGATCTACGTCGGCGACGAGATCCGCGACGCCGAGGCGGCCGACGGCGTCGGCCTGCGCTATGGCGCGGTAGGCTGGGGCTATACCGATCTCGACGCGCTGTTGGCAAAGCGGCCGCATCAGGTGTTTCGCGCGCCGGCGGAATTGCTCGCGCTGGGCGAAGGCACGGCGCGGCAGGCGCCGCGGGCGGACGCCTGAACGCGCCTGGCGTGGGGACATGCAGCGGTGGGAATCGGGCCCGATACGTGGTGATCAAACCCGTGCCGCCCCATCCGGACGAAGCGACTCACGGCTGCGGACGAGCACACCTGCCCCTCCCGCCAACCGCTACCGATCCCCGTCGACTCACCGTCAAACAGCCAGCTCCCGCGCGAGAAACCGGACCAGTGCGTCCTGCACCTCGTTGAGCGCCTGCCCCGCGCCGACGAGCGCGAGTTCGGTGGGCGGCAGCGCCGGCAATTCCTCGCAGACAACATGCTCGGGCAACAGCGCCGTGTCTGGCAGCACCGTCACGCCCAGCCCCGACGCCACCGCGGCC
This window encodes:
- a CDS encoding HAD hydrolase-like protein → MTLRLALFDFDGTLADSYPVFADSLNGLAARHGFRRTADDDQRKLRGLSASEVLRELALPIWKVPAVLSDARRLMNERIDEVRPFPGIVAALHALMDRQIAVAVATSNSQDNVRAVLGNALVERFAAVECSSSLFGKSHRLRTILKTTGIDTAHAIYVGDEIRDAEAADGVGLRYGAVGWGYTDLDALLAKRPHQVFRAPAELLALGEGTARQAPRADA